The Anopheles maculipalpis chromosome 3RL, idAnoMacuDA_375_x, whole genome shotgun sequence genomic sequence GAAGCATTTAGACGCCATTTTCACTATTATGGAACTGACTCTTGAATTGACCGGGTTATCAGACCGTAGGGCGCGCTATGATGCAGTTGTTTATGCGAATGTAAGTGGATTAAGGACACTTGACGAACTGTCCCGAGATAGGGTTAAGTAACCCGTCTGTACAGCGCTAGTAAGTTGAAGGTTATTAAATAGAGTGCAGACTGAAGAGAAATTTGTCGCCGTATAAATGCACGGTCAATAGAATACATGCAAATGAGAAAATAACTGCCCATATTAACTTACAGCACACGACACAGCTATATTCACACAATCAATCCTTCAAACTCCACTAATCGCCCGCCCGTCAAGAAATCGTCTGATCATAAGCTATTGCAATAAAGTCATCTTATCGTAGACGTTGGAATTCCAGCACCGGTTCTGAAGCGAATGTCACCGAAACACGTACGTCTCCCAACACACGTGTACCAGCACATCAACAGGGGGTATAGCTGTCTTTGACAACAAAACTGAACTTTACACAAAAATAACTACGGGCTTTCAGGTATGGAAGACCATAAATCAGGCGACGTGGCATGCATCGCAACCGGACTTCAGCGGAATTAAAGCCGCAGTAAAATGAGCACCGGGTGAATGTCAAACGGAACTTCCCATCAAATCGGAGCCCACACTAACTCACCGAGCTGATTGATGTGTTTAGGCACGGTGCGCGGATTCATGTTTACCACTGCGAGAAGATCGCGACAGATCGCGTTTTTGCGTTGTCTGACTCTCCCGTCGCCAGCTGTCCGGATATTAGATCTCGCGACAGCACACTTCACGAGAACTTCCTTTCTGGTTGGGAGATCATCACGATCGTTGGTGGGGACACGATCGAGCATCAAAAGCAGACACCCCGCGGAGGACAGGGTTAGGGTCGTTGCGAGAAACTACCGGTACAAAGTAGCGCTACCATCACCGTGACACGAGGGGCTAGCTCGCACTGCAGACAGGTTGGCGTGCATGTGACAGGTGGCGCACGGTTTACGGCCAATTCTCATGCCCCAAGGTAGCCTTCGAGCGGCGTGAGCAGGAAAAGGAGACCGAAAACAAGCCGATAGAATTCCTCCATCCAAAGGAACtcgttttgtttacaaacaccGCGCACTCTAGTGGTCCCGTGATCTTGCACAAATTggcgatccttttttttttgcaaagtcGGCACCAAAAGCTGCGTCGAGTGCGGGAGGGGATCCCTCTAGGAATTTCGCATTAAGTGCCACAAATATTTAACTACtccgtttgctgtttgctacCTCGGTTCAACATTCTTGTTTGAACTGAGAATTACCTTCACCTTTTCGACAACGGCACATAGCGAAAGTTTCGGCACGATCCTGATTCTTCGGTTGGAAGGAGTTGGCGCCATTATGTGGTTACCGCGttgactctttttttttttctttttggtgtgTGCGGTTTCATTcgcggtttgttttgattgactCCGTCTGCTACTCATTCCACTCgtgtggaatttttttttcaccgccaccagtgtgctttgttttggttcgAAACTTGCCGGATTGGTAGCGCCGCTGAAGTGCGTCGACACTGAATTCTACTCTCCAAGGACGGTCAAGGTTTTTGGAAAGGATTCGATACGCTGCATTGTAGACATTTTAGATTGGTCGTGCTCCCGCGGGGAGCGCGGGACTGTTTACGGATGCCAGAACGAATGGAACCGATTTTTGCTCTGGGTGAAACATGGAAGCAGGTTGATGAGCGAACGTTGGaataagaagcaaacaaaaaatggccatATATTGCGGAAGAGTTGCAGCTGAACGATAAAACCCACATCCATCAGCCTAGAAATAGCTCTCTTTGATCCCGGCGAGACGAGGCAGACGAGGGCGGTGTAGGGCAGGTTAAAGACCCTTGCAGGCATGTCTGCAACCGACCGTTTGTACCGTCCGGGGAAGGTCGAATCCCGAACACCTGTACATTATATGCGACGAGCATGAAGAGTGTTTAATCTGTTTTTATTGGTCTGTCGTCGGTGTTTGCAAAACTGGGATGAGTTATATTTATTTGGTAAGCAGATCGCGATCCATCTGTGCCATTGTTCCGGAGATTATATCCTCCGCCGCCGATGATCCGCATTACAAGCAAGCGGAAACATGGGACAAACAATTTGACGGTCTGATGGTGCACTCTCGAATTTGAAGTGTGTGAGCTGACACACCGTACACAGATTTTTGGTACACAGATTTTTGATCAACAGAGCTTTAATGCTTACAAAACAGGGTCTTTAATGTatgatttgtttatatttaacTTTTCTACCCTATTTTCGTATGTTTTCTTTACGTTGTGATAGGTTGATGACGCTCCTCTATCACGCAGTTATTGTTGCTTTCATCTATCGCCgagatttatttacaaataagGCCGTTTTTCGACAAATTGTACGATAACGCACTGATCAACAAAACCCTATTTGATGACGCTCGAACATACGCAACATTGGTTATAATGACTCTAGTTAACTCAGATAGCACATAGAACGCCATATAAGATCGAACATGATCGTATGACAAACTATTAGAAATACATCTCTGATTTAAATCTGATGAAATTAGCACTGAACAACTACCGCTTATTGAGCTATAAAGGTCTTCTTTCATATTTCTGCTTTTGGCTGtattgaatgaatgaataaaaatatttttattcataattttttaacCAAGTAACTCCAAATTAGGctccaaaaaatgtttttactgACTTAAAATAATTACAGATGTGCTATTTCTGCaggtttttcatttaaatacaaattaaCCAAGAAAAGTTTTAATCCTGATATAGCAAACTAATATTGCTCGATTGGAATTAAAGCATAAATACCTCACTGTTTATCCACTTAGCCAACTTCACCACCTATCAATACGTTAACAGTCTATTACAATGTAAACAGCTTGTAGCATCGTGTAGCATCGTGATGAATCAAACAACAATGGTCTGTTTGTGGTGAAAATGCCGCATAATTCCTTCAAGCTCTCACCATCTGTTCATTCGATGGCGATCGTAAccgtagtttaaaaaaaagcacattccACTAGCAACCATTTCATTTGGAACTTATCGGCTGTTAGCGGGGTAGAATCGTAGCTAAATGCACGACGCTAAACGAACAAGCTGATTTTATGGCTTTGGTAAACATTACTTCagttttaattagattttCTTTAATATCGGAGCGATTTTGAGCTGCTGATTAGCGATtctgaaaattgtaaaaaaaaaacatttaaattaatgcACTTACGAGGCTTTCCTTCCCCGGCGTACGTTTTCATCTGCTCCAAGTCTTTCACCGAACCATTTGTAACGTCGGGCGTCTGTTTTCCTTCCGTTGTGGGATTATTTCTATCGGACCCCATTATTAcagagagttttttttattttaaaacttgattttaagaacaaacaaaaagctctTGAAACAAaggtttagtttttcttttcttgtgctatttttccctttttccctttccgACCGGATATTAACACATTTTCTAATAGGTTCAAACTGTCACAGTTCTGTTCTAATTTTCACCTGTCGAAAAAAACTTCGagcaacatttaaattaatcgTTTGGGAACTGCTTCCGGCAACGCATCCGCAAACAGGGGATGCTTTGACGCGATCGTTCGGGCTTTTGCCGATCAAGTTTTGTGGCGCGTAAACAATAGTAGCACACGCAACGCCTCATCGACGTTACGCCGAGATGGGACGGATGAGAACCAAACAGGGAAGTACAACACGACACTAAATACGCACCAcatccacgcacacacacacacacaaacgcgcacaGAGTGGAAATGCACTTGAATAGTACGCACTAGTATCATGTACTGGCAAACCGACCAAACCGACCCGACCGACACGCTGTATTGGCACCTCAGCACTGAACGGAGGCACCCGATAGAATGCAGAAACAATCGATCGTTCGAGCCTGATAAAGCGTGAAATGGCCACCTCGTCCGCTGTGCTTGCTACCCACACGACTACACCTGTGCGCCGACCGCTCAAACAGACGGGGTCCACCATCGAAACCCTAGCATCAGCCAGGGCTTACCCGATCTGGTAGCACTTTGATGTGAGCACAGCTTTCGAAGTTCTCCCTCCGAACTACTTAATCGACAATGGATTGAAGTGCGCTGCGTGGTGCACGTTGTgaccgtgtgtgtatgtgtttggtgtttggtggCGGGGAAATATTTATTGTGCTACGGGTTTGGTTGGGTGTAGAATTGGTGCTCGGTTTGGGATATGCAAGTAAGATCACTGTCCAGAAGTCTCTTATCCTGTTAGAACTCGTCTAGAATTATCCGATTCTGGGGACATCCTTGTCAGTGACATTATCAGTGCTTTCCATTATCAGCAATATTCCTATCAGTCGTTAAGCCCGTGACCAACTCCTCCAGGTACAGTGCAATTGCAACTCTCTCGCCATGACGTCATAACTCGCGGACATCGGGTCATGCGAAACACCACCGTCTCAGGTCCTGGGATGAGTATTGATGACCCACTTCAACATGGTTGAATGGAAACAAATCAGAGGCTTCCTTCCTATCAGTGCACCCGAACACCGGAATGAACTAGTTTACCAGTGGCAAGCGCAACACTGCAAAGTATGCACAATATGGAATTAcccgcttttttttgctgattaatCGCCACTTCACTTGGCGCGCGTTTCATTGCACGTGGGAAAGTGTTACACGATCGTTGGTAGCAGGATATGGGGGGGATGATGCTTAGTTCTATTCTGTAACGGGCAGGGACGCATTAGTACGTTATCCGGATAGAAAGGAACATTGGCAAGTTTCCTGAGCAAACAATTAATCCTAGCACGCTAGTTCCTGTTCCGCGTCAGGGATGATTCCGTGTGGTTGATCCTCGGCCCGCTTGGGACATCCACTGGGGCCGATAATAATCATAGCTAATAGGATGATTTTAAGGAAATGGCGAGATTCCATAAATGTGCCGTTTAATGTCAATTAGATCTTCAAGTACAGGGTTACATCAGGTGCAAGTAAATGCCCCGCCATGCGTGCGTGCCTCGGTGCGTACGTTCGTGTGCTACGCACGTGAGCAGCGGCGGAATCACGTTCCACACAGACgtggcacacatacactaacGTGAGAGTGGACGGGCAGGCCGATATCCGGCGCGCTGTTCAATAAATTTTTGAGTGAATGTTAATTAGCTACGCGGGCACGTTGACACAGCACTTTGGCAATGGAACGGGCGTCGGGTTAGGGTCAACCGGGCGGGTATGATGTCCGAATAGCTAGGACACCGGCGCGGGTATGGCGCTTTGATGAGCTGCTATCCTTTCGGGAAGGTGTTGTTATAATAGACGAGCTGGCCACGATCGCTGATCGATGCCGCTAGAATTGCGAATCAATGTTCGGTTGTTTATCACCTTGAACTATTGCGAGGAAGCGTGGTGCGAGCTGGAGATTCACgtatttcgttgtttttttttttttttgttccccggACTGCAGAGAGTGTAACCGGAAATAAGTGAGGGTATAATGTTGGAAAGGTGTTTGTTCGTTGGTACATTGTACTAACCGTTATTGGAGAATGTCTACGCTGGGGCACttgatataaaatttaatcaacgGCTATCACTTTCACGGGGACGTCGGCTGATATTTACCAGTTGTCCAGTATAACACGTGCAGTACAGATATCTCACCTGATAGGAGTTGATTCACACTATCCATATTGGTCAGGAagtaggtgttttttttatttcaaatgtaAAGCAAGGACTTGAGATCCGATCAGTACTGTCATCGTTTGTTACAAGCGTGCGGAACATCATCTTCTCGCTGCAATGCTGCATCACATGAATGAACAGCGCGCTGATGCGATTGGGCCGCCACTGAACTACCTGCCACTGCTATTCTAGGACCAATGTTTAATAAACAGCCTTCACCAGTGTGTGGCGATCGTGCCTTCCAAAACATGTTTCCTATTCGGTCGTTGGCACGCACGCACGGCGGAATGGAGATTTATGATGATAGTGCACGGTTCGATACAAGCTGGTTTGCTGGTTGACGTGAACATGCTGCCGGGTGGAAGATGTCTTAATTTTCAAGGGACATGTGGAATCTATAGGATTATGAACATGTTTTGAGAATTTAAATGAAGGTCAGTAATACGACAACATGACAAGCAAGTCCATTTGTCCAGCGCGGATCAAACTCTCGatatgttggaaaattttcacaaattttgggTTTTGAGTTACTAATATGTTGAGCGAAAAATGGGATTTCGACTACAGCTCATCGCATTGTAAAGATGACAAATCCTATGCGTATTGTTCTCTCTAACCATTGGCTGATTAAACCTGCCATTCGCATCTATCTTAGGGCTGATAATCCAGCGGGGTAAATGAAGTCGAGGGAGCTAAATTTCAAGTTCATACTAGTTGTCGTTGTTGGAAGTTTTAAAGAGGCTTTGGACCTCCTGGGTCACTTTCACCTCTGGTTCATACTAGTGATAAATTATTAGAGTATTTTCGAAGAACGACTCAGAGATAGGAGCGTCCCTATTGGAACCAAGTTCGTTGGTGCAACGAGTTAGGATCGACCCGTCAGTGCACTTGTGTGCATCGAGTTCATGTCGACCTGTCCATCCCTGGTACAGGGATTTCCAGACTATAGAGCCAGACAACGCACCGGCTGTTGTTGTGGTAGAGATGCCGTTCTTCATACGataggaccggagttcaaatcccacccggaccgTTCCTTCGAAGTGAGGATTGATTTTACAACTTTGTGGtatctagtaaaccattcgatgaccggcgtgacctagcgggatagatgaagaaaaagtgcCAAACAAGATGAAGACGTAGAAGACTTTGTTTCATAATCCTTTACCTGTTCAACagtcaattttaaaaacaagagGAACAATCCATTAGGGATTCGTTACCCAGCCTTTCCGTGTGAGAGATAGGCATTGGTATCATTGGGTCAATAGACAAAATTCTTCACGATGCATGTAGTTATCCAAATagatttacaaaattattaaagcaaaactagatcattaaaatttcatacgATTTAAATAAAAGTGTACCATTTTCGCCAGCAATGATGTCGGTTTTGTAGAGCAAACCACCGCCGTTTTGTTTGAcgtttgaaattcaaatcctATGGAATGATCTAACCTCGTTTAGCACTACCGTGCTACGTTTATTTCTGTTTCTTGTTACGGGTGAAGATTAATAACAAAAGCTATACATTACTCGTATTGTTAAGGttattttccatcttttttgttcaaacaTTATCTACGATAACGAATTGAATTTCTGCTCTATCCGTTAAAAACTCATTTGAATTCGCATTCAAATAGTTGATCGATTTTTACCCCGTTCGTCGATTACTCGATTTCGCCCGTATTTTGACACATAgccacaacaaaaagaaaaaaaaaacacacactcttaTTGACAGCCTTCGTTTGCTTTTATCAGGCTCTAtcgcaaaataaaatcaccatcatcgttgGCAAATAATTACTGTTGCACGAGCAAAAGCGCATTAATATCGTAGCGAAAAAAGAGTCTTTTGTGTGTAGTGTTTTCGAGCAAGTGTCGGTCAACAGCGTCCCGTTTGTCCACGTTCGTTATTTTGTGCTGCACCACCAATTTCTGTGCATTCTCTAGCAAGGGCGGGTACGGTCGGCCGCTTCCAAGCTGCTGCAACTTGTGTGAgcgagtgtgtttttgtttttccaatcGCGTTATCTATCAATCccggtttcgtttcgttcggtttcgtgttgaagggaaaaaaaagtgctaAACAAGTATTACTCACCTTCCGCTAGTGCTTCCGGTGTTCTGGAACGTCACAAATACCATTGGAGTGGTGGAGCaataggaaagaaaaacgaacccCCCCGTCATCgggtggaaagaaaacaagtgCGAATCAAGTTTCATCCGTTTCGATTCAACCGCACCCCGAGATTCCTTGCCACTACCCCCTTCAGGCATCATTCGCGACCCAAACATCCACACCGCACCGCCCCACTACGACCGATCGACGACATAATTGGTGGCGTACaaagcttgttttgtttgcgcgTACCagcgtttgcgtgtgtgtcaTCAGCCAAGAGTGAACTGTTGGCGTAGCAGCCTCCCTCCGTAGATTGGGTTTTTGGTCTGTTGTGCAGCTTGAgtgggtgcgtgcgtgtgtgtgtaggatGGCGGCGGAAATAAAGCCagcaccgaggagtgcaaatgACCGATTTTGCACAACGAAAAAGCCGGAATTACTCAGCAAACTAGAGGGCAGTAACGATGACGTGAATGCGGCCGTACTGATTCCGGGCGAGGACGGTGTTATCAGTGTTTGTGATGGCAAGTAAGTGGGTCTAATTGAATTTCGTTTCCCTCACACGACGAGCATTCCTGTGCTCCGGGAAGAGCTGTGCCATGCCAAATCGATCGAATCGGCTGCACTACACGACGTGGCGCGAACGTGGCGACAAAAGGCAGAAGAAGCGAACGAATGCGGAAACGAAGCTGCCTTCTACCATGAGTCGTTCCGATTCATTGATTTTCACCGTCGTGGAGCAGATTATCaaagcattttttattctcGTTTCCAGAACGATACGGGTATGGCAGAAGCGCGATTCGGGCCAGTACTGGCCATCGATCTGTCAGTACATGCCATCGGGATGTACGTCCCTGTGCTACACGCCCGAAACGCGAACACTCTTCATCGGCCAGGAGAATGGAACAATATCGCAGTTTACCCTGTCAGACGACTGCAACCGGCTTACACCGATCCGGGAGTATCTGGCGCACCAGGCGCGCATTACCAGTGTCACGTTCGCGAAACACACCGGATGGATCCTGTCGGCCGGGAAGGATAAATTTTTCGCCTACCATAGTACCGAAACGGGCGAACGAATCGGTTGCTATACGTTCGAAGCGATGTGTACTGCGATGCAGTAAGTATAAAGAATCCGTCACGGCTGCTGCCTGATCCTGTCTATTAATAAccgttattttttgttgtcttgccCACTAGGTATGACGCCTTATCAAAGTATGTGTTTGTTGGAGATTACAGTGGACAAATAACGATGCTCAAGCTGAGCGGTACCGGTGCCACGATGGTAACAACGATGAAGGGCCATTCCGGCTCGGTACGCTCGCTGTACTGGGCGGAAGGGCCTCAGCTGTTGTTCAGTGGATCGCAGGATCAGTCCGTCATCGTGTGGGATGTCGGTGGCAAGCGTGGAACTACCTACGAGCTACACGGACACAAGTAAGACTAGGATCAATTTTGATTGAGCCGTGGAGAATTCGAAACAATTAAAACCTTTACATGATCCTTTTCTCTCCTCCAGCAACAAGGTGTCCTCGCTGTCGTACGCATCGAACACGCAGCAGCTGATATCGGCCGGCGAAGATTCGGTAATTGTGTTTTGGGAAATGAACGCCATGCGCAAGGTAACGCCCGACTGGGTCGAGTCGGACACGTGTCAGCTGTGTACGCGAGCCTTCTTCTGGAATTTGCGGGCCATGATCGATCAGAAGCAGATCGGCATTCGGCAGCATCACTGTCGCTATTGTGGCAAGGCGGTGTGCGACAAGTGTTCGACCAATCGCATCAACATACCGATCATGGGATTCGAGTTTGATGTGCGTGTCTGCGACCAGTGTCATCAGCGGTTGAAGAGCGAAGAGTAAGTGTGGAATGAGGCCGTACGATAAGTATGTCCGGTGATTTATTCTAATATGTTTTGGCTCGGTTTATTTTACTCTTCCCTTAGACGGCCCTCGTTGGCAACGTTCCACGATGCCAAACACAGTATCGTAGCGATGGATTTGGACGAACCAAGGAAAAGATTGCTAACCGTTGGGCAGGATCGTATCATCAAGATCTGGGATCTATCCTCTATCTGGGGTTAGTAGTGTTGTGTTGGACAGGAAACAGAGATTCGCGGCGTTGGTGATGGTATTCACACATAATCCTTTGTGAATGCGGTTAATCATATTAGGGAAATTCTGAAACCCGATCTGGGGGTTCTGGGTAAGCGAAGCAGATATTGAATGAGGTCTTTTAGGTCGGTTTAGAAAGGGACCGTGCTACAGTGTTATCGATTATTTATTCCCTTGTGTGCCGTTATTTAGCCTGGTGACTGGCACTTCTATTGATTGTTCCCCATTGCTTTATCTACCTTTGTTGAAGTAATAGTTGTAACAGTTGAGCGAAATACTTTGTCCATTTGAAATGTATTTCCTTTGTTCGATCGTTTCGATGTTTAAAGTAGGTAGATCGTAGCCGTTTCGTTTCTGTCCAGTAATCGTTCGAGGTATTGTTTAATGTGCATGCTGCGTGTGATATCTGTTCGAacaaatttttctttgttcgcAACAGACACACCGTAAAATATTCCCTTTtaccctgtttttttttatttgttcgttaagTAATACAAGAGACACTCTTGCAAGCAAGCAGCGAGTCTACTTGTGATTCCGACGCTTGCAAATGCCATGAAAGAACGCAAGATTGAACATGTTTTGCGTCTTTCAACGGACCAAAAAAACCAACGAATCAAAATCCGCTACTAGCGTTAAAAAGGAAGCGATTTCCCCGCTACCGTCAGATTGGAAGTGAGAGACAAGGAGcgaaaataataaactaatGTGCAACAAAGTAAGGTTAGAGGACCTCGAGCAAAGCGAAAAAACCTAATaagggaattaaaaaaaaaaattaaacacagtGCAATACACACGAGGGGTACGGCGATAATGGCTAAACCGCGCCTAAATAAAAGAGCAAATGTACTGTGTAAGAAAATCGGAACAAACTCGTGACTAAAACTGATACCAATATATTGTTGTCGgtgcttttaaatgtttcctgTACTGTGTAGGCCATCGGGAATGGAATGTGgtgtgaaaggaaaattggCCTCTAGACGATTCCTGCTAGCGGAGTTTAGCACTGTAAACTGAATTGAACAAATTGGACCCAACAAACTAATCCCGTGGGCAGAACCTGTGGCAGTAGATACGGCACACACCGAACCGGCAAACTCTGTACATTGTAatcgtaataataataattcgcAAATAGATGAGATAtattgttaaaatttaataataaaactaaTCACTAAATAAACAACCTCGAAACAATGCGATCGATAGGGGACATTTTATTGTACACTGTCACAAATACTCTTTGCTTCTCTATCGGCTAAGAAAGTTACTGCGAATGTCAATTAAATTGTACACATTCTCCTCGGAAACGTCACCGGCGGGTGGCGTTGTAGATTCTTTTAAATTCTCCAACAAAATCTTGATAGTTTTAATAAGACGTTCCGGATCTTGCTGCTTGTTAACTACATCCAGTTGTACCCAAAATGGATCGTTGTCTGATGATTCTATTGGTTTTGGAGTTGAGTTGGGGTTCAGCGTTACATCAATCGGATCTTTTTGGGGTTCATTTTTCGTTGCAGTACCATTCTCACCTAGTTGTTTCTCAATTTGGAGTAGCTTTTGCTGTAACTGATATATTAGGGTCGAAATATCTGATGAATCGTCCACTTTACGATTTTGATCACGATTTTGATGTGGCAGTGGAGGTGAAAATTTCGTAGTCTGTCCCAGGGCGGAAGAAGGTTCCCTTAGGGCGTTGTATTGGGGGGAAGAAATTTTATTCCACCAAGGAAGTGGATCAGCTTGCTTAGAGGGAAACTGGTGCCATTTTGCAAGGTTATCTTTTTGGTGGTAAGCCGAAGAACGAGAACCGTATGTATACCAgtagttttgtttggaaaCAACCCTAGATGGCGATACTTGGCTGTTGAAGTAGGGAAGATGTCCTTAAAATATAAAGACAAAGATCAGTTAAGTATTTTTTTCGAAAGTTATAGTGCAGCCAGTTTACCTGAACAGATGGGAATAATGTAAAACCCGGTTAAAATAATGAGGGCAAGAAGGATGCTTTCCATCTTCTCCTTTTGATGAACAATTTGCTCAGCTAATGAGGagtgtttgattttgaaagGTTCGCTAATAACTGATGACAGCAGTAGCGCATTTCTGCAGTTTTATGGTGACTTTTGAGCAAATGCTGCTTCAGGTATGTCATTGGAACATGTACCCTGAAGACAGGGAATGCAAAGACTTATACCCTGACTAACTGTTGGGATGTCCACAAGACCTTGAGGACCATttaaatgattattattttcgaTTAAAGTAAAAACTATAACGTATTTAAGATGCATCGTATCCAgatcaatttatttgttaacGTTACATATACGTCGCTCAGTATGTGGTTTGCTTATGGGTGTTGCCCAACTTCTCAAGCAGCAGATGCGGCTTCTTGGTTTCAACCGGACGATGCGttgtggtcgtcgtcgtcgtggtagGCTTGTGTGTCGTCGTGGTTGTTGTGAAATGCTTCGTGGTGTGCACCTTGTGCTTGCATGGCACAGTTGGTCCGTGGTGATAATGTGGCGGATAGTGCAGCTCGTGTCCATGTTCCGGTCCGGGCCATGGGAAATTGGTGATTGGTTTCCAAGGTTGATTTCCCCAGGAGTGGTGCTTGACCGTTTCGTAATCCTGGTACGAAGGGACATCATAATTAGGCAGATATTGTGGATGGGATGGTGGTGGTCCTTCAGGTTGCTTGTTGTAGTGATACATTCCTAGAGTGGAACAAAAGATCATGTAAAGAAAATTGAGATTACACGACGGGTTTAGATAAGTTTTGGTTGAATTCACTTACCAGCATTGTTGAGCGTCGCACAGAAGCCTAACAAAACGATCGTGGCGCACAGGATCTTCATGGTTGGTTGGTACGTTGGTAAATAACACGTTAGGGGGCAAAAGAACGATCGAGACTGACATGTTTCGGTTGAAATCGGATCATATTTATACTGAATATGTGCATTTCGCAGGCAAAAAATTGACCGTTGTGGTAATCCTTGGTTTTTCATAATATTACTACCTAGACCATAATATTACTACCATTTAGCCTTGGTTGATTAAGGTAAAAAATGAGGAACTACTCATGACAACCTCTAGGcttaagttttatttattctctttctttttataGGTATTAAGTTCGTTTGGAAGGTAAAGTTATTTTGTTCCAGAGGTTAGCTCTGTAGAGAAAATTAAGGTAGAAAAA encodes the following:
- the LOC126564779 gene encoding WD repeat and FYVE domain-containing protein 2, with amino-acid sequence MAAEIKPAPRSANDRFCTTKKPELLSKLEGSNDDVNAAVLIPGEDGVISVCDGKTIRVWQKRDSGQYWPSICQYMPSGCTSLCYTPETRTLFIGQENGTISQFTLSDDCNRLTPIREYLAHQARITSVTFAKHTGWILSAGKDKFFAYHSTETGERIGCYTFEAMCTAMQYDALSKYVFVGDYSGQITMLKLSGTGATMVTTMKGHSGSVRSLYWAEGPQLLFSGSQDQSVIVWDVGGKRGTTYELHGHNNKVSSLSYASNTQQLISAGEDSVIVFWEMNAMRKVTPDWVESDTCQLCTRAFFWNLRAMIDQKQIGIRQHHCRYCGKAVCDKCSTNRINIPIMGFEFDVRVCDQCHQRLKSEERPSLATFHDAKHSIVAMDLDEPRKRLLTVGQDRIIKIWDLSSIWG
- the LOC126560427 gene encoding uncharacterized protein LOC126560427 codes for the protein MVLKVLWTSQQNALLLSSVISEPFKIKHSSLAEQIVHQKEKMESILLALIILTGFYIIPICSGHLPYFNSQVSPSRVVSKQNYWYTYGSRSSAYHQKDNLAKWHQFPSKQADPLPWWNKISSPQYNALREPSSALGQTTKFSPPLPHQNRDQNRKVDDSSDISTLIYQLQQKLLQIEKQLGENGTATKNEPQKDPIDVTLNPNSTPKPIESSDNDPFWVQLDVVNKQQDPERLIKTIKILLENLKESTTPPAGDVSEENVYNLIDIRSNFLSR
- the LOC126565571 gene encoding uncharacterized protein LOC126565571 translates to MKILCATIVLLGFCATLNNAGMYHYNKQPEGPPPSHPQYLPNYDVPSYQDYETVKHHSWGNQPWKPITNFPWPGPEHGHELHYPPHYHHGPTVPCKHKVHTTKHFTTTTTTHKPTTTTTTTTHRPVETKKPHLLLEKLGNTHKQTTY